Proteins co-encoded in one Rhopalosiphum maidis isolate BTI-1 chromosome 2, ASM367621v3, whole genome shotgun sequence genomic window:
- the LOC113552194 gene encoding O-acyltransferase like protein-like, whose product MFMQSLLRWSISVAMLLAIVLAESNSQIRQDDDSLSLLPKSTQSSAQNGSSLVFAGDKNDSSLQDKDSIPDSWISDLFYRGLANFTMRRVGSTACQQQVDMYVKHLQNYSDWAVRMGESWSRYPVGVLSGNRYHLGIYDECVNVHYPVRGQYCLTEIHLIPAKGKNYNFDSGTENINNRFNNHAWKTILGWVDTPDQVKRNSLNLGICIPDSCSASDLQTSLQTELDKVFLPEKFKAIVQVEPIMCTVSGDMYPYNTAYYVTSTFFVVLGLICCSATVFHFIQLSRKHKKTLPDDTFYITFSFIKSGKELLKYDKTNELNILNGLKVLTMIFILFGHRFMYLAGNPINNSKFLENIYQYGPDILLTSMNLVDPFFFITGFIMYLTVSPIFQKSGSVWIKLVSPVVYRILRMLPAYCATMAITANIIPHLGDGPLWPKKTWNEAEICKKYWWTNLLFISNFIDANYGCLIVSWYISCDVQFFIIGVIIVYIYTKNNKYGIGFLTTILIVSICVPFIVTILTKSEGILKVHIPFLENPRQSIIFNGPYRASYMRSTPYITGMAMSFIISKLKEKKIKLSLITVYIGTVIVTTACLWVQFYGAIFYKSQRPYYPLEQALYATFSHCTWTVLCMWISGCYYTSGYGLISKIFDNRFMVPLGRLSYSVFLVNLIVMLMSQSSQRLPTVLSVKSLMDAWIYDTFKTYLMGLALYLFVEAPFGNLIKRIFWGNKKKNSSTRREKPIEKTTTVESPKKVITHL is encoded by the exons atGTTTATGCAATCGCTGTTGCGATGGTCGATATCTGTAGCCATGTTATTGGCAATAGTGTTGGCTGAGTCCAATAGTCAAATTCGTCAGGACGACGATAGTCTTTCACTACTACCAAAGTCGACACAATCTTCTGCCCAAAACGGTTCCAGCTTGGTGTTTGCTGGTGACAAAAATGATTCATCGCTGCAGGACAAAGACAGTATCCCCGATTCGTGGATCTCCGATTTGTTTTACCGTGGATTAGCCAATTTTACAATGCGGCGAGTGGGCAGCACTGCTTGCCAGCAACAAGTGGACATGTACGTTAAACATTTACAGAATTATTCAGATTGGGCAGTCAGAA TGGGAGAGTCTTGGAGTAGGTATCCAGTTGGTGTACTATCAGGCAACAGATATCATTTGGGAATCTACGACGAATGCGTCAACGTGCATTATCCAGTTAGAGGACAGTATTGTTTGactgaaatacatttaattccgGCAAAGgggaaaaattacaatttcgaCAGCGGAAcagaaaacattaataataggtttaaCAATCACGCATGGAAAACCATACTTGGG tggGTCGATACTCCGGATCAAGTCAAACGAAACAGTTTGAATTTAGGGATATGCATACCGGATTCTTGTTCGGCGTCAGATCTACAGACGTCATTACAAACCGAATTGGACAAAGTGTTTTTACCAGAAAAGTTCAAAGCTATCGTTCAAGTGGAACCAATAATGTGTACTGTCAGTGGAGACATGTATCCTTACAATACGGCGTATTATGTAACGAG cacATTTTTTGTAGTACTAGGTTTGATCTGTTGTAGTGCGACCGTATTTCATTTCATACAACTATCgcgaaaacataaaaaaacattacctG ATGACACAttctatattacattttcatttatcaAGTCTGGCAaagaattgttaaaatatgataagacCAACGAATTAAATATACTGAATGGTTTAAAAGTGTTAACCatgatattcattttattcggTCACAGGTTCATGTATTTAGCAGGAAAtcctataaataattctaaatttctCGAAAAT ATATATCAATATGGACcagatattttattgactaGTATGAATCTAGTAGATCCGTTTTTCTTCATTACTGGTTTTATCATGTACTTGACAGTCTCTCCGATATTCCAAAAGTCTGGATCAGTATGGATAAAGCTCGTGTCACCAGTAGTCTACCGAATATTAAG aatgttACCGGCTTATTGTGCGACTATGGCGATCACAGCTAATATTATACCTCATCTAGGTGATGGACCATTGTGGCCTAAAAAAACATGGAACGAGGCCgagatttgtaaaaaatattggtggACTAATTTGCTTTTTATCAGTAATTTTATAGATGCAAATTACGGA tgCCTCATAGTGAGTTGGTACATATCGTGTGACGTTCAGTTTTTCATAATTGgagttattatagtttatatttacacaaagAACAATAAATACGGAATTGGATTCCTTACTACTATTCttattgtttcaatatgtGTGCCATTTATAGTCACGATTTTGACGAAAAGTGAAGGAATACTTAAAGTACATATTCC GTTTTTAGAAAATCCTAGAcagtctataatatttaatggacCTTATAGAGCAAGTTACATGCGATCGACGCCATACATTACCGGAATGGCAATGAGTTTTATTATCAGTAAAttgaaagagaaaaaaataaaactttctcTG attactGTTTACATCGGTACGGTCATCGTAACCACAGCCTGTTTGTGGGTTCAGTTTTACGgggctatattttataagagcCAAAGACCTTATTATCCATTAGAACAAGCCTTATATGCTACTTTCAGTCATTGTACATGGACGGTATTATGTATGTGGATCTCTGGCTGCTATTACACAAGCGGATacg gtcttatatcaaaaatatttgataacagATTTATGGTACCTTTGGGAAGGCTCTCATACTCGGTTTTCTTAGTGAACCTAATCGTTATGTTGATGTCTCAGAGTTCACAAAGATTACCTACTGTTCTATCAGTAAAATCATTG ATGGATGCTTGGATATAcgatacatttaaaacttatttgatGGGCCTAGCATTATATTTGTTCGTCGAAGCACCATTtggaaatttgattaaaagaatattttggggaaa taaaaagaaaaactcgTCTACAAGGAGGGAAAAACCAATTGAAAAAACTACAACTGTAGAAAGtccaaaaaaagttataactcatttataa